In the Streptomyces formicae genome, one interval contains:
- a CDS encoding fumarate reductase/succinate dehydrogenase flavoprotein subunit, with product MNHSSEYAEYTTGEPLVDTKAPEGPIAERWDTRRFEAKLVNPANRRKHTVIVVGTGLAGGSAGATLAEQGYHVVQFCYQDSPRRAHSIAAQGGINAAKNYRNDGDSVHRLFYDTVKGGDFRARESNVHRLAQISVEIIDQCVAQGVPFAREYGGLLDTRSFGGVQVSRTFYARGQTGQQLLLGAYQALSRQIAAGNVEMHPRTEMLDVIVVDGRARGIVARDLITGKIDTYFADAVVLASGGYGNVFYLSTNAMNSNATAVWRAHRRGAHFANPCFTQIHPTCIPRTGDHQSKLTLMSESLRNDGRIWVPKAKGDDRPANQIPEDERDYYLERVYPSFGNLVPRDIASRAAKNVCDEGRGVGPGGQGVYLDFADAIQRMGKKKVEEKYGNLFDMYERITAENPYEVPMRIYPAVHYTMGGLWVDYDLQTTVPGLFAVGEANFSDHGANRLGASALMQGLADGYFVLPSTINDYLARHPHQDEVSDQHPVVQEVLAETEDRLHLLLAVDGDRTPDSFHRELGEVMWEFCGMARTETGLRKALERIPQIREEFWRRIKVPGTGEEFNQSLEKANRIVDYLELAELMCLDALHRAESCGGHFREESQTPDGEAARRDEEFSYVAAWEFTATGEAPVLHKEDLAFEYVHPTQRSYA from the coding sequence ATGAATCACTCCAGCGAATACGCCGAGTACACGACCGGTGAACCGCTCGTCGACACCAAGGCGCCCGAGGGGCCCATCGCCGAGCGCTGGGACACCCGCCGCTTCGAGGCCAAGCTGGTCAACCCCGCCAACCGCCGCAAGCACACCGTGATCGTGGTCGGTACGGGACTCGCGGGCGGCTCCGCGGGGGCCACGCTCGCCGAACAGGGCTACCACGTCGTCCAGTTCTGCTACCAGGACTCGCCGCGCCGCGCCCACTCCATCGCCGCGCAGGGCGGCATCAACGCCGCGAAGAACTACCGCAACGACGGCGACTCCGTCCACCGGCTCTTCTACGACACCGTCAAGGGCGGCGACTTCCGCGCCCGCGAGTCCAACGTGCACCGGCTCGCGCAGATCTCCGTCGAGATCATCGACCAGTGCGTCGCCCAGGGCGTGCCGTTCGCCCGCGAGTACGGCGGCCTCCTGGACACCCGCTCCTTCGGCGGCGTCCAGGTGTCGAGGACCTTCTACGCGCGCGGCCAGACGGGCCAGCAGCTCCTCCTCGGCGCCTACCAGGCCCTGTCGCGGCAGATCGCCGCGGGCAACGTCGAGATGCACCCGCGTACGGAGATGCTCGACGTCATCGTGGTGGACGGCAGGGCGCGCGGCATCGTGGCACGTGACCTGATCACCGGGAAGATCGACACGTACTTCGCCGATGCCGTGGTCCTCGCCTCCGGCGGCTACGGCAACGTCTTCTACCTGTCGACGAACGCCATGAACTCCAACGCCACCGCCGTCTGGCGGGCCCACCGGCGCGGCGCCCACTTCGCCAACCCCTGCTTCACCCAGATCCACCCCACCTGCATCCCGCGCACCGGCGACCACCAGTCCAAGCTCACCCTGATGAGCGAGTCGCTGCGCAACGACGGCCGCATCTGGGTCCCCAAGGCCAAGGGCGACGACCGCCCGGCGAACCAGATCCCCGAGGACGAGCGCGACTACTACCTGGAGCGCGTCTACCCCTCCTTCGGCAACCTCGTGCCCCGCGACATCGCCTCGCGCGCCGCGAAGAACGTCTGCGACGAGGGCAGGGGAGTGGGCCCCGGCGGGCAGGGCGTCTACCTGGACTTCGCCGACGCCATCCAGCGCATGGGCAAGAAGAAGGTCGAGGAGAAGTACGGCAACCTCTTCGACATGTACGAGCGGATCACCGCGGAGAATCCGTACGAGGTGCCGATGCGCATCTACCCCGCCGTGCACTACACGATGGGCGGCCTCTGGGTCGACTACGACCTCCAGACCACCGTGCCGGGACTGTTCGCGGTCGGCGAGGCCAACTTCTCCGACCACGGGGCGAACCGGCTCGGCGCCAGCGCCCTCATGCAGGGCCTCGCCGACGGCTACTTCGTGCTCCCCTCCACCATCAACGACTACCTCGCGCGCCACCCGCACCAGGACGAGGTGAGCGACCAGCACCCCGTCGTGCAGGAAGTGCTCGCCGAGACCGAGGACCGGCTCCACCTGCTCCTGGCCGTCGACGGCGACCGCACCCCCGACTCCTTCCACCGCGAACTCGGCGAAGTCATGTGGGAGTTCTGCGGCATGGCCCGCACCGAGACGGGACTTCGCAAGGCCCTGGAGCGCATCCCGCAGATCCGCGAGGAGTTCTGGCGCCGGATCAAGGTCCCCGGCACCGGTGAGGAGTTCAACCAGTCCCTGGAGAAGGCCAACCGCATCGTCGACTACCTGGAGCTCGCCGAGCTCATGTGCCTCGACGCCCTGCACCGCGCCGAATCCTGCGGCGGCCACTTCCGCGAGGAGTCCCAGACGCCGGACGGCGAGGCCGCCCGCCGCGACGAGGAGTTCTCCTACGTGGCCGCCTGGGAGTTCACCGCCACCGGCGAGGCCCCCGTCCTGCACAAGGAAGACCTCGCCTTCGAGTACGTCCACCCCACTCAGCGGAGCTACGCATGA
- a CDS encoding succinate dehydrogenase/fumarate reductase iron-sulfur subunit — MKLTLRVWRQKNTDASGAMSTYEVDGISQDMSFLEMLDTLNEELILKGEDPVAFDHDCREGICGACSLVINGDAHGPERTTTCQLHMRSFQDGDTIDVEPWRASAFPVVKDLVVDRTAFDRIIQSGGYISAPTGSAPEAHAAPVPKPDADSAFEHAECIGCGACVAACPNGSAMLFTSAKVNHLNVLPQGAPERETRVLDMVAQMDEEGFGGCTLTGECATACPKGIPLPSIAAMNKEWLRATRKVSR, encoded by the coding sequence ATGAAGCTCACCCTGCGCGTCTGGCGCCAGAAGAACACCGACGCCTCCGGCGCCATGTCCACCTACGAAGTGGACGGGATCTCCCAGGACATGTCCTTCCTGGAGATGCTGGACACCCTCAACGAGGAGCTCATCCTCAAGGGCGAGGACCCCGTCGCCTTCGACCACGACTGCCGCGAGGGCATCTGCGGCGCCTGCTCGCTCGTCATCAACGGCGACGCGCACGGCCCCGAACGCACCACCACCTGCCAGCTCCACATGCGCTCCTTCCAGGACGGCGACACGATCGACGTCGAGCCGTGGCGCGCGTCGGCCTTCCCCGTCGTCAAGGACCTGGTGGTGGACCGCACCGCCTTCGACCGCATCATCCAGTCCGGCGGCTACATCAGCGCGCCGACCGGGTCCGCGCCCGAGGCGCACGCCGCGCCCGTGCCGAAGCCGGACGCGGACTCCGCCTTCGAGCACGCGGAGTGCATCGGGTGCGGGGCGTGTGTCGCCGCCTGCCCGAACGGCTCTGCGATGCTGTTCACTTCGGCGAAGGTCAACCATCTCAACGTCCTTCCGCAAGGTGCGCCTGAGCGGGAGACCCGGGTCCTCGACATGGTCGCGCAGATGGACGAAGAGGGCTTCGGCGGGTGCACCTTGACCGGTGAGTGCGCCACGGCTTGCCCCAAGGGCATTCCGCTGCCGTCGATCGCCGCGATGAACAAGGAGTGGTTGCGCGCGACCCGGAAGGTGAGCCGGTAG
- a CDS encoding acyl-CoA synthetase has protein sequence MYPGAYDPARVAVVSADGTRTLTYGQLDERSLRLADHLRAAGLRRGDHLALLCDNDPRALEVYWAVMRSGLYLTAVNHHLSADEAAYIVRDCGAAALVVSGSLAELGAAVTELAGGPPLVLGLDDGTYEKALEAASAVPPAHQPLGTDMLYSSGTTGRPKGVEPALPEGDVREQPTAYTLIFQAVYGFDEDSVYLCPAPIYHAAPLRFCGVVTATGGTVVLMDAFDAEGALTAVERHRVTHSQWVPTMFVRMLKLPAEVRERYDVSSMKVAIHAAAPCPVEVKRRMMEWWGPVLYEYYASTEGNGITFIAPDEWLRKPGSVGRDGLLGALRICDESGRVLPAGETGTVYFERDDVPFRYHNDTDRTREAQHPDHPNWTTTGDIGHVDEDGYLFLTDRKAFMIISGGVNVYPQEAEDVLVLHPAVADVAVVGVPDAEMGEAVKAVVQVERGIVPGPELERALIDFARERIAHYKAPRSVDFTERLPRTPTGKLAKSRLRDAYRGG, from the coding sequence ATGTACCCGGGAGCGTACGACCCCGCCAGGGTGGCCGTCGTCAGCGCTGACGGCACACGGACCCTCACCTACGGACAACTCGACGAACGTTCCCTGCGGCTCGCGGATCATCTGCGGGCCGCAGGTCTGCGTCGGGGCGACCACCTCGCCCTGCTCTGCGACAACGACCCGCGCGCCCTGGAGGTCTACTGGGCGGTCATGCGCTCCGGCCTCTACCTCACCGCCGTCAACCACCACTTGAGCGCGGACGAGGCCGCCTACATCGTCCGCGACTGCGGCGCGGCCGCGCTCGTGGTCTCCGGCTCGCTGGCCGAACTCGGCGCCGCCGTCACCGAGTTGGCGGGCGGCCCGCCGCTGGTGCTCGGGCTCGACGACGGTACGTACGAGAAGGCGCTGGAAGCGGCGTCCGCCGTGCCGCCCGCTCACCAGCCGCTCGGCACCGACATGCTCTACTCGTCCGGAACGACCGGGCGGCCCAAGGGAGTCGAGCCCGCGCTCCCCGAGGGGGACGTGCGCGAGCAGCCCACCGCGTACACCCTCATCTTCCAGGCCGTGTACGGCTTCGACGAGGACAGCGTCTACCTCTGTCCCGCCCCGATCTACCACGCGGCGCCGCTGCGCTTCTGCGGCGTGGTCACCGCGACCGGCGGCACGGTCGTCCTGATGGACGCCTTCGACGCGGAGGGCGCCCTCACGGCCGTCGAGCGGCACCGGGTGACGCACAGTCAGTGGGTGCCGACCATGTTCGTCCGCATGCTGAAGCTCCCCGCCGAGGTGCGCGAGCGGTACGACGTGTCGTCGATGAAGGTCGCCATCCACGCCGCCGCGCCCTGCCCCGTCGAGGTCAAGCGGCGGATGATGGAGTGGTGGGGGCCCGTCCTGTACGAGTACTACGCGTCGACGGAGGGCAACGGCATCACCTTCATCGCCCCCGACGAGTGGCTGCGCAAGCCCGGCTCGGTGGGCCGCGACGGGCTGCTCGGCGCGCTGCGGATCTGCGACGAGTCGGGGCGCGTGCTGCCCGCGGGGGAGACGGGGACCGTCTACTTCGAACGCGATGACGTCCCCTTCCGGTACCACAACGACACCGACCGCACCCGCGAGGCGCAGCACCCCGACCACCCCAACTGGACCACCACCGGGGACATCGGCCACGTCGACGAGGACGGCTACCTCTTCCTCACCGACCGCAAGGCATTCATGATCATCTCGGGAGGTGTGAACGTCTATCCGCAGGAGGCGGAGGACGTGCTCGTGCTGCATCCGGCCGTCGCCGACGTGGCCGTCGTCGGCGTACCGGACGCCGAGATGGGGGAGGCGGTCAAGGCGGTCGTCCAGGTCGAGCGCGGGATCGTTCCCGGACCCGAACTGGAGCGCGCGCTCATCGACTTCGCGCGCGAACGCATCGCGCACTACAAGGCGCCGCGCAGCGTCGACTTCACCGAACGCCTGCCGCGCACCCCCACCGGCAAGCTGGCCAAGTCCCGGCTGCGCGACGCCTACCGGGGCGGGTGA
- a CDS encoding AraC family transcriptional regulator, whose translation MLERLNQVMEHIERQLTEVIEVAALARTAATSEYHLRRMFSALAGMPLSEYVRRRRLTVAGAEVLAGRDSLLDIAVRYGYGSGEAFARAFRAVHGVGPGEARRGGASLVSQPRLSFRLTVEGSSSMRYRVVDKPDFTVVGPKARVPLVHAGPNQAIIDFVRGIAPGTMEALAKLSDQEPHGVVSVCDDLDPGRAEGTELDYYQGVITAAPGPEPLPDGSTALAVPAGTWAVFTASGPAPEAIQYLWRDVFTEWFPANPYRSRPGPEILRTNMSADGGEADAELWLPVEREQG comes from the coding sequence GTGCTGGAGCGGCTCAACCAGGTCATGGAGCACATCGAGCGGCAACTGACGGAGGTCATCGAGGTGGCGGCGCTCGCGCGCACCGCGGCCACCTCGGAGTACCACCTGCGCCGGATGTTCTCCGCGCTCGCGGGGATGCCGCTGTCGGAGTACGTCCGGCGCAGGCGGCTCACCGTGGCCGGTGCCGAGGTGCTCGCGGGCCGGGATTCGCTGCTTGACATCGCCGTGCGCTACGGATACGGCTCGGGCGAGGCGTTCGCCCGCGCGTTCCGTGCCGTGCACGGCGTCGGTCCCGGCGAGGCCAGGCGCGGCGGCGCCTCGCTCGTCTCCCAGCCCCGGCTCTCCTTCCGCCTCACCGTCGAAGGGAGCAGCAGCATGCGCTATCGCGTCGTGGACAAGCCCGACTTCACCGTGGTCGGGCCGAAGGCCCGGGTACCCCTGGTGCACGCGGGTCCGAACCAGGCCATCATCGACTTCGTGCGCGGGATCGCGCCGGGGACCATGGAGGCCCTGGCGAAGCTGTCGGACCAGGAGCCGCACGGCGTCGTCTCGGTCTGTGACGACCTGGACCCCGGCCGCGCCGAGGGCACCGAACTCGACTACTACCAAGGGGTGATCACGGCCGCGCCGGGCCCCGAGCCCCTCCCCGACGGCAGCACCGCGCTTGCCGTGCCCGCGGGCACCTGGGCGGTCTTCACCGCGTCGGGTCCCGCGCCGGAGGCCATCCAGTACCTGTGGCGGGACGTGTTCACCGAGTGGTTCCCCGCCAACCCGTACCGCAGCCGTCCGGGACCGGAGATCCTGCGCACGAACATGTCCGCGGACGGGGGCGAGGCCGACGCCGAGCTGTGGCTGCCGGTGGAGCGCGAACAGGGCTGA